Proteins encoded in a region of the Planococcus shixiaomingii genome:
- the glgA gene encoding glycogen synthase GlgA, with protein MKIVMAATESAPFVKVGGLGDVMGALPKELVELGHEVMVLLPKYNLIPEKYEEEFSFNREIEFLFKYDKKKCGIYDYELNGVRYVFLEHDAYFKRDRVYGHTDDAERYAFFNRAALLVMQELNFKADILHVHDWHAAMLPFLVREDERYKKFNEGIKTMLTIHNLLYQGPYSREAFLSNYEMDERYFDEGIVEWNGKFNMMKTGLLYADRITTVSPTYRDEILTEKYGEKLNPLLQEREADFIGIVNGIDTVAYNPASDLMIEKEYDHTSMEEKAANKRALQKKFELPVRGDIPLLTMVSRLSRQKGIDVLMETLPEILGKSDVQFLLLGTGEEKNEQFFRKLAEDYPEKVGIYIGFDEALAHLMYAGADIFLMPSHFEPCGLSQMVSMRYGTIPVANKTGGLKDTIEEYNENNRTGTGFLSDFSQGEPFSEALQRALSLYSKPEHWETIKHNGMTSDFSWAHSAKEYAKEYERIVRG; from the coding sequence ATGAAGATTGTCATGGCGGCCACAGAAAGTGCCCCTTTTGTAAAAGTAGGGGGACTGGGTGATGTGATGGGAGCATTGCCGAAAGAATTGGTGGAGCTGGGCCATGAAGTGATGGTCCTGCTCCCTAAATACAATTTGATTCCCGAGAAGTACGAAGAGGAATTTTCGTTCAACCGGGAAATTGAATTCCTATTTAAATACGATAAGAAAAAATGCGGAATTTACGACTATGAGCTTAACGGAGTCCGATATGTCTTTTTGGAACATGACGCTTATTTTAAGCGGGACCGGGTGTATGGACATACCGATGACGCGGAGCGTTACGCTTTTTTCAATCGAGCCGCCTTGTTAGTGATGCAAGAGCTGAATTTCAAAGCCGATATCCTGCATGTTCACGATTGGCATGCGGCGATGCTGCCATTTTTAGTACGGGAAGACGAACGCTATAAAAAGTTCAATGAAGGAATTAAAACAATGCTAACGATCCACAACTTACTTTATCAAGGCCCCTATTCACGGGAAGCGTTTCTCTCGAACTACGAAATGGATGAGCGCTATTTTGATGAAGGAATTGTCGAGTGGAATGGGAAATTCAATATGATGAAAACCGGCCTTTTATATGCTGACCGCATTACGACAGTCAGTCCCACATACCGGGATGAAATTTTGACAGAAAAGTACGGGGAAAAATTGAATCCTCTACTGCAGGAGCGGGAAGCAGATTTTATCGGTATTGTAAATGGCATTGATACAGTGGCTTACAATCCGGCAAGCGATTTGATGATTGAAAAAGAATACGATCACACCAGCATGGAAGAAAAAGCGGCGAACAAACGGGCGCTGCAGAAAAAATTCGAGTTGCCAGTACGTGGAGATATCCCTTTATTGACAATGGTTTCAAGACTGTCCAGGCAAAAAGGCATTGACGTCTTAATGGAGACCTTGCCAGAGATACTTGGGAAATCCGATGTTCAATTTCTTTTGCTGGGAACCGGCGAAGAAAAGAACGAGCAGTTCTTCCGGAAGTTAGCAGAAGATTATCCCGAAAAAGTAGGTATTTATATCGGTTTTGATGAAGCGCTTGCCCATTTAATGTACGCCGGAGCCGATATCTTTTTGATGCCTTCGCATTTTGAGCCTTGCGGGTTGAGCCAGATGGTTTCGATGCGTTATGGAACCATTCCTGTGGCCAATAAAACGGGTGGATTAAAGGACACGATTGAGGAATACAATGAAAACAATCGCACAGGTACAGGCTTCCTGAGCGACTTTTCTCAAGGAGAACCTTTTTCTGAGGCATTGCAACGAGCTTTATCGCTGTATTCAAAACCAGAACATTGGGAGACTATCAAACATAATGGGATGACTAGCGATTTTTCTTGGGCACATTCTGCAAAAGAGTATGCAAAAGAATACGAGAGGATAGTCAGAGGGTGA
- the glgB gene encoding 1,4-alpha-glucan branching protein GlgB: MISQANSLTQEKLLEFHEGRMTDAYLYFGSHVQEGETTFTVWVPGVEQVAVICTAPQSNLEEKIPMTLHPLDSSIWHVSVPRMMMDYRYEYEIETAQKEKIRKVDPFARASEKRPQNKSIVQGKSQYDWPQAVLVQKETSNRQHFESAMAIYELHIGTWKRAKDGQFLTYRELAEEVIPYVKKQGFTHIELMPITEHPLDESWGYQTTGYFAPTSRYGTADDLKYFVQRCSENGIGLFLDWVPGHFCVDAHALALFNGTPLYEEARPERRMNPDWGTLNFDVRKGEVISFLLSSGHYWLGEFKFDGFRMDALVNLLFVPNDPARPHNDDGVAFLRTLTASLRQHHPQAILIAEDAWHFPKVTEEIEEGGIGFHYKWNFGWMNDVQVYMKTPPSQRSRIHGNINFSIFYHYEERYISTFSHDEFVHGQGSLLNKLPGTYEEKFHQLRLLLGFWVAHPGKKLLFMGQEFGHFDEWKFQPELDWHLYDFKAHRQMALFTKDLLRVYRNEKALFELDDKQEGFLWLDADNSEQSVVSFIRRGRSPEDECIVICNFSDRPYPHFQVGVPSNGAYLQVFSTDDALYGGNSTLQKSSFLAADYAFNNQNQSIEVNLPAFTMSIWKKN; the protein is encoded by the coding sequence TTGATCAGCCAAGCAAATTCTCTGACGCAGGAAAAGTTACTGGAATTTCACGAAGGGCGGATGACCGATGCATATCTTTATTTCGGCTCTCATGTACAAGAAGGAGAAACAACTTTCACTGTCTGGGTACCTGGCGTAGAGCAAGTTGCCGTTATTTGCACGGCACCTCAAAGCAATTTAGAAGAAAAAATCCCAATGACTCTCCATCCGCTCGATTCAAGCATTTGGCATGTATCCGTGCCGAGAATGATGATGGACTACCGATACGAATATGAAATTGAAACAGCACAAAAGGAAAAGATCCGTAAAGTCGATCCTTTTGCGCGCGCGAGTGAGAAACGGCCTCAAAACAAGTCGATTGTGCAAGGGAAATCGCAATATGATTGGCCGCAAGCGGTTCTTGTCCAGAAAGAAACTTCGAATCGCCAGCATTTCGAATCGGCAATGGCTATTTACGAATTGCATATCGGTACATGGAAGCGCGCAAAAGACGGTCAATTTTTAACGTACCGGGAATTAGCTGAAGAAGTAATCCCCTACGTAAAAAAACAAGGCTTTACCCACATTGAATTAATGCCTATTACTGAGCATCCGTTGGATGAATCGTGGGGCTACCAGACCACCGGCTACTTCGCGCCGACCAGCAGGTATGGGACGGCAGATGATTTGAAGTATTTTGTCCAAAGGTGTTCAGAAAATGGAATCGGTTTATTTCTTGATTGGGTTCCCGGCCATTTTTGCGTAGATGCCCATGCGTTGGCATTATTCAACGGAACCCCTCTTTATGAAGAAGCAAGGCCGGAACGAAGGATGAATCCAGACTGGGGAACGTTGAATTTTGATGTGCGCAAAGGAGAAGTCATCAGTTTTCTTTTGTCGAGCGGCCATTACTGGCTTGGTGAATTTAAATTTGATGGGTTTAGAATGGACGCCTTGGTCAATTTGCTATTTGTTCCAAATGACCCGGCTCGGCCGCACAATGACGACGGCGTAGCTTTTCTTCGGACCTTGACAGCTTCCTTAAGACAGCATCATCCGCAGGCTATCCTCATTGCGGAAGATGCTTGGCATTTCCCGAAAGTGACAGAAGAAATCGAAGAAGGCGGAATAGGTTTTCATTATAAATGGAATTTTGGCTGGATGAATGATGTTCAGGTATACATGAAAACACCGCCATCCCAACGGTCCCGGATCCATGGCAATATAAACTTCTCGATTTTTTACCATTATGAAGAACGTTATATTTCCACGTTTTCACATGATGAATTTGTTCACGGCCAAGGCTCTCTCCTCAATAAGCTGCCAGGAACTTATGAAGAAAAATTCCATCAATTGCGCCTGCTTCTCGGTTTTTGGGTAGCTCACCCAGGAAAGAAACTCCTATTTATGGGCCAGGAATTTGGTCATTTCGATGAATGGAAGTTCCAGCCAGAGCTGGATTGGCATTTATATGACTTTAAAGCCCATCGGCAAATGGCGTTATTTACAAAAGATTTGTTAAGGGTTTACCGAAACGAAAAAGCGCTTTTCGAGTTGGACGACAAACAGGAAGGATTCCTTTGGCTTGATGCAGATAATAGTGAGCAAAGCGTCGTTTCGTTTATACGCAGAGGGCGCTCGCCGGAAGACGAATGCATCGTCATCTGTAACTTTTCGGACCGCCCTTATCCGCATTTCCAAGTAGGTGTTCCGTCGAACGGTGCTTACCTTCAAGTGTTTTCGACAGATGATGCTCTTTATGGAGGAAACAGCACGTTGCAAAAGTCGAGCTTTCTTGCTGCAGACTATGCATTCAATAACCAAAACCAATCAATAGAAGTCAATCTGCCCGCCTTCACTATGAGTATTTGGAAGAAAAATTGA
- a CDS encoding nucleobase:cation symporter-2 family protein, with product MKNSLGAAALGFQHLLAMYAGAVLVPLIVGDALGLTPEQLTYLVAIDILLCGVATILQIVNNRFFGIGLPVVLGCTFTAVGPMIAIGAEFGISAIYGSILASGLFVVLISGFFGSLVRFFPPVVTGSVVTIIGITLIPVAINNMGGGQGASDFGSMTNIALSFGTLLFIILVYRFATGFMKAISILLGLIAGTVAAIIMGIVDFTAIKDASYFHMVEPFYFGAPTFEWPAILTMCLVAMVSLVESTGTYFALSDITEKKLTEKDLSKGYRAEGLAIVLGGIFNSFPYTTFSQNVGLIQMSGVKSRKIILITGLMLVALGFLPKVAAATTIIPTAVLGGAMIAMFGMVIAQGIKMLSKIISGSQENSMIIACSVGLGLGVTVVPELFAQLPSSIQILTSNGIVAGSVTAIVLNIVFNMLPSKRKQQVHVSVTKSAANHS from the coding sequence ATGAAAAACTCTTTAGGAGCAGCAGCTTTAGGATTCCAGCACCTTCTCGCCATGTACGCGGGTGCCGTATTGGTGCCGTTGATTGTTGGAGATGCCCTTGGCCTTACACCTGAACAACTGACGTACTTAGTGGCTATCGATATTTTGCTTTGCGGTGTGGCAACTATTCTACAAATCGTTAATAACCGGTTTTTCGGCATCGGCCTACCGGTAGTTCTCGGCTGTACGTTTACAGCGGTTGGCCCGATGATTGCCATCGGCGCTGAATTTGGGATTTCCGCTATTTATGGTTCCATTCTGGCTTCTGGTTTATTCGTTGTTCTGATCAGTGGTTTTTTCGGCAGCCTTGTTCGTTTTTTCCCGCCGGTTGTCACAGGTTCTGTAGTAACAATTATCGGAATTACATTGATTCCTGTAGCCATCAACAATATGGGCGGCGGCCAAGGAGCGAGTGATTTCGGTTCAATGACCAACATTGCTTTATCATTCGGAACGCTGCTGTTCATCATTTTGGTTTACCGCTTCGCGACTGGTTTCATGAAAGCCATTTCCATATTGCTTGGATTGATTGCAGGAACAGTTGCCGCAATAATTATGGGTATAGTTGATTTTACGGCAATTAAAGACGCTTCTTACTTCCATATGGTCGAGCCGTTCTATTTTGGAGCGCCGACTTTTGAATGGCCAGCAATTCTTACGATGTGTTTAGTAGCCATGGTATCGCTAGTTGAATCAACAGGCACTTATTTTGCTTTAAGTGATATTACTGAAAAGAAATTAACGGAAAAAGATTTGTCGAAAGGTTACCGGGCAGAAGGTCTAGCTATTGTTCTTGGCGGAATTTTCAACTCGTTCCCGTATACGACTTTTTCTCAAAACGTTGGCCTGATTCAAATGTCGGGCGTCAAATCGAGGAAAATCATTTTGATTACCGGTTTGATGCTGGTTGCCCTTGGCTTCTTGCCGAAAGTTGCGGCAGCAACGACCATTATTCCAACTGCTGTTCTTGGCGGGGCAATGATTGCCATGTTCGGTATGGTGATTGCCCAAGGCATTAAAATGCTCAGCAAAATCATTTCCGGATCGCAGGAAAATTCCATGATCATCGCTTGTTCCGTTGGACTTGGCCTCGGTGTCACAGTCGTTCCGGAATTGTTTGCGCAACTGCCTTCAAGCATTCAAATCTTGACAAGCAACGGCATTGTAGCCGGCAGTGTGACCGCGATCGTTTTGAACATTGTATTCAACATGCTGCCATCAAAAAGAAAGCAGCAAGTCCACGTTTCAGTGACCAAAAGCGCCGCTAACCATAGCTAA
- a CDS encoding sugar phosphate nucleotidyltransferase, protein MRLMAIVDASVRMPGLEELTMYRTAASIPFGGRYRLIDFTLSNVVNSGINSVGIFPTNPFVSLLDHVGMGKSWDLDRRKDGLFLLPPTHKNGGHLTVGAFAPLEEHRSFFLKSRQEHIVITNSFTVSQIKYHKMLDAHIKSGADITEAVSGDRSLKSYIISRKLLLELLDVYKEKRIISVEDLVNLKKKPYTYGRFEYEGYLAVIDSVQSYFNESLALLDVSRWNDLFLHECPIYTKVKDEPPTRYLKGSLVKRALLANGGTIEGTVTESIIGRAVEIRKNAKVDHCIIMQKCVIGEGCDLSYVIADKDVHIEPGVILHGTKENPVVLRKGERVLKEDVG, encoded by the coding sequence ATGCGTTTGATGGCAATCGTTGATGCTTCAGTAAGAATGCCAGGATTAGAAGAGTTGACGATGTACCGTACTGCGGCCTCTATTCCATTTGGGGGGCGCTACCGGCTGATTGATTTTACATTATCCAATGTTGTAAATTCCGGCATTAACTCGGTGGGCATTTTCCCGACGAATCCCTTTGTTTCATTGCTTGACCATGTCGGGATGGGGAAAAGCTGGGATCTGGACCGCAGAAAAGATGGATTGTTTCTCTTGCCTCCCACCCACAAAAATGGCGGCCACTTGACTGTTGGGGCGTTTGCACCACTGGAAGAACATAGATCCTTTTTCTTGAAAAGCCGGCAGGAACACATCGTTATCACAAATAGCTTTACCGTTTCGCAGATCAAGTATCATAAAATGCTCGATGCCCATATTAAATCGGGTGCAGATATAACCGAGGCAGTCAGTGGAGATAGATCTTTAAAAAGCTACATCATCTCTAGAAAGTTGCTGCTGGAATTGCTGGATGTTTATAAAGAAAAACGAATCATCAGTGTTGAAGATTTGGTCAATTTGAAAAAGAAACCTTATACGTATGGGCGTTTTGAATACGAAGGCTACCTTGCTGTCATAGATTCCGTCCAAAGTTATTTTAATGAATCACTAGCATTATTGGATGTGAGCAGATGGAATGATTTATTCCTGCATGAATGCCCAATTTACACGAAAGTAAAAGATGAGCCACCAACCCGCTATTTGAAAGGCTCACTTGTGAAACGGGCATTGCTGGCCAATGGCGGGACAATTGAAGGAACGGTGACCGAAAGCATAATTGGCCGGGCAGTCGAAATCAGAAAGAATGCGAAAGTCGATCATTGCATCATCATGCAAAAATGTGTCATTGGAGAAGGCTGTGATCTGTCCTATGTAATTGCCGATAAGGATGTCCACATTGAACCGGGTGTCATTTTACATGGAACAAAAGAAAATCCGGTCGTGTTGCGTAAAGGGGAGCGCGTGTTGAAGGAGGATGTTGGATGA
- a CDS encoding SCO family protein, which yields MRKNVWLFSLLLFTLLLSGCGQSIKDPLNWELQDFTFTNQENEKMGLADLKGEVWLADFVFTNCTTVCLPMMANMTDLQEQLKKEGLDVKIVSFTADPAYDSPEVLKSYAENYGADLSTWSLLTGYSPETIDKFAMENFKTIARKPADQDQAMHGTSFFLVDKNGVVMKDYDGLKPPVDDIIADAKILVSEE from the coding sequence ATGAGAAAAAACGTCTGGCTTTTTTCACTATTGCTCTTTACCCTTCTCCTCTCCGGGTGCGGGCAATCAATAAAAGATCCATTGAACTGGGAACTTCAAGATTTTACGTTCACCAACCAAGAAAATGAAAAAATGGGGTTAGCTGATTTAAAAGGGGAAGTATGGCTGGCTGACTTTGTTTTCACAAATTGCACGACTGTTTGTTTACCCATGATGGCCAATATGACCGATCTTCAAGAGCAACTGAAAAAAGAAGGTCTCGATGTTAAAATTGTTTCGTTTACAGCAGATCCTGCTTATGATTCTCCTGAAGTATTAAAATCCTATGCGGAAAATTACGGGGCTGACTTATCGACCTGGAGTCTGCTTACAGGCTATTCACCAGAAACCATCGACAAATTCGCAATGGAAAATTTCAAGACCATTGCGAGAAAGCCAGCCGATCAAGATCAGGCCATGCACGGAACTTCTTTTTTTCTGGTCGATAAAAACGGAGTGGTCATGAAAGATTACGACGGCCTTAAGCCGCCAGTCGACGACATCATTGCAGATGCTAAGATTTTGGTTTCGGAGGAATAG
- a CDS encoding ring-cleaving dioxygenase, which yields MAKNSMGIHHITAVVGNPQENVDFYAGVLGLRLVKQTVNFDDPGTYHLYFGNEGAEPGTIITFFPWGDAYKGKIGDGQVGVTTYVVPVGALDFWEARLAKFDVPVVKSERFGEHYLGFDDPHGLHLEIVARQAGKDNTWSMGEIGPDKAIKGFGGATLFSSNAEKTAELLETAMGLRRIGEEGDLMRFHSAGDLGNVIDLKLTRTGAGQLGVGTVHHIAWRAKDDDDQLDWKRHIENYGLGVTPVQDRNYFNAIYFREYGDILFEIATDPPGFAIDESQEALGGKLMLPQQYEQYRARLQQDLEPIHVRVLD from the coding sequence ATGGCGAAAAACTCAATGGGTATTCATCACATCACGGCGGTCGTCGGCAATCCGCAGGAAAACGTGGATTTCTATGCGGGCGTGCTGGGATTGCGCCTTGTTAAACAAACAGTAAATTTTGATGATCCAGGCACTTACCATCTGTATTTTGGCAACGAAGGCGCAGAACCGGGAACCATCATCACGTTCTTTCCGTGGGGAGACGCTTATAAAGGCAAGATTGGTGATGGCCAGGTAGGAGTCACGACTTACGTCGTACCAGTCGGCGCTTTGGATTTTTGGGAAGCGAGACTCGCGAAGTTTGATGTTCCAGTAGTCAAAAGCGAACGCTTCGGCGAGCACTATTTAGGTTTTGACGATCCGCACGGCTTGCACTTGGAAATCGTAGCAAGGCAAGCTGGCAAAGACAATACGTGGAGTATGGGCGAGATTGGACCGGACAAAGCCATTAAAGGCTTCGGAGGCGCGACACTGTTTTCTTCCAATGCCGAAAAAACGGCCGAGCTATTGGAAACGGCGATGGGGCTGCGGCGGATTGGCGAAGAAGGCGATTTAATGCGCTTTCATTCAGCAGGAGATCTCGGCAACGTCATCGATTTGAAACTTACGCGTACTGGCGCCGGACAACTGGGTGTCGGAACGGTCCATCACATCGCATGGCGGGCAAAAGACGACGACGACCAACTGGACTGGAAGCGGCATATTGAAAACTATGGCCTGGGGGTCACACCGGTCCAAGACCGAAATTATTTTAATGCCATCTACTTTAGAGAGTACGGCGACATTTTGTTTGAGATCGCTACTGATCCGCCAGGGTTTGCGATTGATGAATCACAAGAAGCGCTTGGTGGAAAGTTGATGCTCCCGCAGCAATATGAACAGTACCGCGCTCGGCTGCAGCAAGATTTAGAGCCGATTCATGTACGCGTGCTGGATTAA
- a CDS encoding proline dehydrogenase family protein, translating into MGLTRDFFISLSKNQLLNNGAKKWGLKLGASKVVAGTDIDSMMRSVKELNSNGISATIDNLGEFVYSREEALLAKANILETLEAIQMHAVNAHMSIKLTQVGLDVDYKFCLENMKEIAALAANYDIFINIDMEDYGHLQETLRLLQELLKDYDNVGTVIQSYLYRSEKDLESLQNVRLRLVKGAYKESAEVSLQGKQEIDENYLNLIKNRLLGSAFTSIATHDHNIINEVKKFVVQNNIPYSRFEFQMLYGFRSEMQKDLAKEGYNFTTYVPFGQDWYGYYMRRLAERPQNINLVLKSMVSK; encoded by the coding sequence GTGGGGTTGACTAGAGATTTTTTTATTTCATTATCTAAAAACCAATTGTTGAATAATGGCGCTAAAAAATGGGGTTTGAAACTGGGAGCCAGCAAAGTCGTTGCCGGTACCGATATCGATAGCATGATGAGATCGGTTAAGGAGCTAAACAGCAACGGCATCAGCGCAACTATTGATAATCTCGGGGAATTTGTTTACAGCAGAGAAGAAGCGCTTCTTGCGAAAGCGAACATACTAGAAACGTTGGAAGCGATCCAAATGCATGCTGTTAATGCACATATGTCGATCAAGCTGACTCAAGTCGGCCTGGATGTTGATTATAAATTTTGTCTCGAAAACATGAAAGAAATTGCTGCACTCGCCGCCAACTACGATATTTTCATCAATATCGATATGGAAGACTACGGCCATTTGCAAGAGACACTCCGTCTACTTCAAGAATTGCTGAAGGACTACGACAATGTCGGCACGGTCATTCAATCGTATCTGTACCGGTCGGAAAAAGATCTTGAATCGTTGCAAAACGTCCGCTTGCGTCTTGTAAAAGGCGCTTATAAAGAAAGTGCTGAAGTTTCCCTGCAAGGCAAACAAGAAATCGATGAAAATTACTTGAATTTGATTAAAAATCGTCTCTTGGGGTCGGCATTTACATCCATCGCCACTCATGACCATAACATCATTAACGAAGTGAAGAAATTTGTCGTGCAAAACAACATTCCATATAGCCGTTTTGAATTCCAGATGCTCTATGGATTCCGTTCGGAAATGCAGAAAGACTTGGCGAAGGAAGGCTATAACTTCACCACTTATGTGCCATTTGGCCAAGATTGGTACGGCTACTATATGAGACGCCTAGCCGAGCGTCCGCAAAACATCAACTTAGTGCTGAAAAGCATGGTTTCAAAATAA
- a CDS encoding alpha/beta hydrolase, protein MKIRFLPQKRKKWRVLLCTLFVIFTIVSTEQIATSVNVSASDQIRGSAVFSPLPNMEAIEKEVHVIKDLAYGKTKNSLLDIYHPIHTTEPLPVILWIHGGGYVSGSKDSRQNYGMALANAGYVVANIDYALAPDQLYPGPVLQANAALEFLALHAKEYGGDMSRIFIGGDSAGSQIASQIAAVISNKTLAKAMDIQPAIQSQYLQGALLMCGLYNMETVRATGFPNIDLFLNTYTGSDQFESFSRIHELSTVNQITPDYPPVFITVGDGDPFSSQAQELVQALESENVAVDSVFFEGSGKGLKHEYQYALDTVDGQETLEKTLNFLFANSNR, encoded by the coding sequence ATGAAAATCCGATTTCTACCACAAAAACGAAAAAAATGGAGGGTCCTCCTCTGTACGTTATTCGTCATATTCACCATTGTTTCAACAGAGCAAATTGCAACTTCTGTTAACGTGTCCGCTTCTGATCAAATCAGAGGTTCTGCCGTGTTTAGCCCGCTCCCTAATATGGAAGCTATTGAAAAAGAAGTGCATGTGATTAAGGACTTGGCATACGGGAAAACAAAAAATAGCCTTTTAGATATTTATCACCCCATACATACTACAGAACCTCTGCCCGTCATTTTGTGGATTCACGGCGGCGGGTATGTCAGCGGTTCAAAAGACAGCCGACAGAATTATGGCATGGCCCTCGCAAATGCCGGCTATGTTGTAGCTAACATCGACTACGCGCTGGCGCCAGATCAATTATATCCAGGTCCGGTTTTGCAAGCGAATGCTGCACTGGAGTTTCTGGCGCTTCACGCCAAGGAATACGGCGGAGACATGAGCCGGATATTTATCGGCGGCGATTCAGCCGGTTCCCAAATAGCCAGTCAAATCGCTGCGGTAATTTCCAACAAAACGTTAGCCAAAGCCATGGATATCCAACCGGCTATCCAGTCCCAATACCTGCAAGGCGCGTTGTTAATGTGCGGTTTATACAATATGGAAACGGTTAGAGCAACAGGCTTTCCTAATATCGATTTATTTCTGAATACATATACCGGATCGGATCAATTTGAATCTTTTTCCCGTATCCATGAGCTATCAACGGTCAATCAAATTACACCGGATTACCCTCCGGTATTTATCACAGTTGGAGACGGCGATCCGTTTTCTTCCCAAGCACAGGAGTTGGTGCAAGCGCTGGAATCGGAAAACGTCGCAGTAGACAGCGTCTTTTTTGAAGGCAGCGGCAAAGGGCTGAAACACGAATACCAATATGCACTGGATACGGTTGATGGACAAGAAACATTAGAAAAAACTTTGAATTTTTTATTTGCGAATAGTAATCGATAA
- a CDS encoding glucose-1-phosphate adenylyltransferase translates to MKTEIVAMLLAGGQGSRLKSLTYNIAKPAIPFGGKYRIIDFPLSNCMNSEIRTVGVLTQYQPHVLHNYIGLGTPWDLDRRNGGVTMLTPYAAMGGIKWYDGTANAIYQNINYLMEHDPEYVIILSGDHIYKMDYGMMLQFHKEQQADATISVIEVPWEETNRFGIMNTNENMQITEFVEKPKDAKSNLASMGVYIFQWQKLKDYLIMDNENEDSSHDFGHDIIPLMLGKGEKLVAYPYKGYWKDVGTVDSLWEANMDLLDPESGLNLHDPAWRIFSSNPQLPPQVITETGFIQESFINEGCVIEGEVMKSVVFQDVHIKEGAAVRESVVMSSVVIGNGVKLSRVIVPPSFNVPDNFELENSGSEIVLLTDEIIEKWKGSGEHAFDGNR, encoded by the coding sequence ATGAAAACCGAAATCGTTGCCATGCTTTTAGCGGGAGGCCAAGGAAGCCGCCTGAAGTCGCTGACTTACAATATTGCTAAGCCGGCCATTCCCTTTGGCGGGAAATACCGCATCATCGATTTCCCTTTGTCGAATTGCATGAATTCGGAAATCCGTACTGTCGGAGTATTGACGCAATACCAGCCCCATGTTTTGCATAATTACATCGGCCTCGGCACGCCATGGGATCTTGATCGGCGCAATGGAGGAGTTACAATGCTGACGCCGTATGCTGCCATGGGAGGAATCAAATGGTATGACGGTACAGCAAATGCTATTTACCAAAATATTAATTATTTGATGGAACATGATCCTGAATATGTCATCATCTTGTCGGGTGACCATATTTACAAAATGGATTATGGCATGATGCTCCAGTTCCATAAAGAGCAGCAAGCCGATGCCACCATTTCGGTCATTGAAGTGCCTTGGGAAGAGACAAACCGCTTTGGTATCATGAATACCAATGAAAACATGCAAATAACAGAATTTGTGGAAAAGCCGAAAGACGCGAAGAGCAATTTGGCTTCGATGGGGGTTTATATATTCCAGTGGCAAAAATTGAAAGATTATTTGATTATGGACAACGAAAATGAAGATTCTTCCCATGACTTTGGGCATGACATCATTCCGTTGATGCTTGGCAAAGGGGAGAAACTGGTCGCCTATCCGTATAAAGGCTATTGGAAAGATGTAGGGACTGTAGATAGCCTTTGGGAGGCCAATATGGATTTGTTGGATCCGGAATCGGGATTGAACTTGCATGACCCTGCATGGCGGATTTTCTCCTCAAACCCTCAGCTTCCGCCACAAGTTATTACAGAAACAGGTTTTATCCAAGAATCGTTTATCAATGAGGGCTGTGTAATAGAAGGGGAAGTAATGAAATCGGTGGTTTTCCAAGATGTGCATATAAAAGAAGGTGCAGCCGTGCGGGAAAGTGTTGTCATGAGCAGTGTCGTGATTGGTAATGGCGTAAAGCTGAGCAGAGTCATCGTCCCGCCTTCTTTCAACGTTCCGGATAATTTCGAGCTGGAAAATTCGGGAAGTGAAATCGTTTTGCTGACAGATGAAATCATCGAAAAATGGAAAGGAAGTGGTGAACATGCGTTTGATGGCAATCGTTGA